From one Ictalurus punctatus breed USDA103 chromosome 20, Coco_2.0, whole genome shotgun sequence genomic stretch:
- the itm2ca gene encoding integral membrane protein 2Ca, with translation MVKISCATINGIKAEKEEREEPEHSYIPPQHVGVSRRSSLSGLCCLLIALIISTCSLVYASIYIYRYYIIPQADESQFRCNVYYEDTLKAPLKHDREELQENVNINLQNNYERISINAGNTNPHTRPATIIHDFNKGLTAYHDITLDKCYISVLNSSIVLPPRNLWKLLINVKLRTGNEASLPQTYMVQEEMVVSEQVMNTRVFGVFIHRLCEGKPTYQIRRRLTRRRIAKREEQICHSIRHFENTFVMDTLICDAP, from the exons ATGGTGAAGATCAGCTGCGCGACCATAAACGGCATTAAAGCCGAGAAAGAGGAGCGCGAGGAACCGGAGCACAGCTACATCCCGCCGCAGCAC gTGGGCGTGTCCCGGCGCTCATCTCTGAGTGGACTCTGTTGTTTACTGATCGCACTCATCATCAGCACCTGCAGCCTGGTGTACGCCTCCATCTACATCTACCGCTATTATATCATCCCTCAG gcggATGAGTCTCAGTTCCGGTGTAATGTGTATTATGAAGACACCCTGAAGGCACCTCTGAAGCACGATCGAGAGGAACTGCAGGAGAATGTCAACATCAACCTGCAGAACAACTACGAGAGAATCAGCATCAATGCTGgcaacacaaacccacacacacgtcCTGCCACCATCATACATGACTTCAACAAG ggtcTGACTGCATATCATGATATCACTCTGGATAAGTGTTACATCAGCGTGCTGAACAGCAGCATCGTTCTGCCACCAAGGAACCTGTGGAAACTCCTCATCAATGTCAAACTGAGAACCGgcaat GAGGCCTCTCTCCCGCAGACGTACATGGTTCAAGAGGAGATGGTGGTGTCTGAGCAGGTGATGAACACacgtgtgtttggtgtgtttatcCACAGACTGTGTGAGGGGAAACCAACCTATCAAATCAGACGCCGCCTCACACGCCGCC GTATCGCCAAGCGAGAGGAGCAGATCTGTCACTCGATCCGACACTTTGAGAACACGTTCGTAATGGACACGCTGATTTGTGATGCGCCCTGA
- the gpr55a gene encoding G-protein coupled receptor 55a, giving the protein MEGCRDWVECVQFGFYIPILAAGFPLNMAALWQLFFRVRRWNESTIYLLNLVVNDCLLLLALPFKIMAYHRPWNLGRFSCSLFESFVYVNMYGSILLSVCISVDRYVALHFPFRRLQSKRKAVFICTVVWALLFGFSYPVYDLHRDSSNVSFCFQNFSNRTWTKQWIVVCVECVFWGSTLIMVLCSGHVVKILHDLRKRNPNDAKLRNNKSVKIVLSNLVVFLLCFIPYHIAVLLYFYVKQNNISDVGELRKFVHLSLCVSSVNCLADAVCYYFILKENLQIAQQDARANTLTQHTHLSTAYTVTHTLIHSIHSNTHTYPQHTNSNTH; this is encoded by the coding sequence ATGGAAGGCTGCCGTGACTGGGTGGAGTGTGTTCAATTTGGGTTCTACATTCCCATCCTCGCAGCTGGTTTTCCTTTAAACATGGCCGCCTTGTGGCAGCTGTTCTTCCGCGTTCGTCGCTGGAACGAATCTACTATTTACCTCCTGAACCTTGTCGTTAATGACTGCCTGCTCCTGCTTGCACTGCCGTTTAAAATCATGGCTTACCACCGGCCATGGAACCTTGGACGCTTTTCCTGTTCACTGTTTGAGAGTTTTGTCTACGTCAACATGTACGGCAGCATCCTGCTGAGCGTGTGCATCTCTGTGGATCGCTATGTCGCTCTGCACTTTCCCTTCCGTCGCCTGCAATCCAAACGGAAGGCTGTGTTTATCTGCACAGTTGTGTGGGCATTATTGTTTGGGTTTAGCTACCCGGTTTACGATTTACACAGGGACAGCAGTAACGTGTCATTCTGCTTCCAGAACTTTTCCAACCGCACATGGACGAAACAGTGGAttgtagtgtgtgtggagtgtgtgttttggggcAGCACTCTCATCATGGTGCTCTGCTCGGGGCACGTTGTTAAAATCCTGCATGATTTACGTAAACGAAACCCCAATGATGCTAAACTACGAAACAACAAGAGTGTAAAGATCGTGCTCAGCAACCTGGTGGTGTTCCTCTTATGCTTCATTCCGTATCACATCGCTGTGCTTCTTTATTTCTATGTTAAACAGAACAACATATCAGATGTTGGTGAACTGCGTAAATTTGTCCACCTAAGTCTGTGTGTGAGCAGCGTGAACTGCCTCGCAGATGCAGTCTGTTATTATTTCATACTGAAAGAAAACCTGCAGATTGCCCAGCAAGACGCCAGAgccaacacactcacacagcacacacacttatccacagcatacacagtaacacacacacttatccacagcatacacagtaacacacacacttatccacAGCATACAaacagtaacacacactaa